A genomic region of bacterium contains the following coding sequences:
- a CDS encoding extracellular solute-binding protein produces MTLLQNLRSQLGEFEKQNHIQVKLIPFTGQEKLYAMMAAGQPPDVFYTNTVVRDQLAAEGRLLDLRTIAAQDSFVHKIRPVFIERGTSIDDGWYQFCDWTFTYGIYYNKTLFDRHHIPYP; encoded by the coding sequence ATGACGCTACTGCAGAATCTGCGCAGCCAGCTCGGCGAATTTGAAAAGCAGAACCATATTCAAGTCAAGTTGATCCCCTTTACCGGCCAGGAAAAATTGTACGCCATGATGGCGGCCGGACAGCCGCCGGATGTATTTTATACCAACACGGTGGTACGGGATCAACTGGCGGCCGAGGGCCGGCTGCTGGATCTTCGCACAATCGCTGCGCAGGATTCTTTTGTCCATAAAATCCGCCCGGTTTTCATCGAGCGCGGCACGAGCATCGATGACGGATGGTATCAGTTCTGCGACTGGACTTTTACTTACGGAATCTATTACAACAAAACTTTGTTCGACCGTCATCATATCCCTTACCC
- a CDS encoding alpha/beta fold hydrolase translates to MSALMNDQNELGRGYESALREILLDVDQTSVMHWQRSYSSLDSYLASVRDNRARWSEVLAVPSSWQSDEEMEILPQDGPDEKIRVRMRPGLIVDAYFRPPAAPVPPPFPLVLFLHGIGGSAEMVMGRSDTVPPSYHGIGRHLAQEGFSVLAPTLLNTFSSRNRIHRMALLLASSVWGLEVKAIRVLLDQAIRRLPIDPERIAVWGHSMGGAYTLYTLPLEERCKAGVISAWFNRRPAKMVVQDPHYSCFLFTEEEHAFLPSLLTGFSDSDLVSLICPRPLLIQTGEQDSISWPPLVEQEFRQAQLHYQKLGLEEKIRWDRHDGGHEINVSSGVKFLKKWM, encoded by the coding sequence TTGTCAGCGCTCATGAATGATCAAAATGAACTCGGCCGTGGATATGAATCGGCCTTGCGCGAAATCCTTTTGGATGTCGACCAGACGAGCGTAATGCACTGGCAGCGTTCCTATAGTTCGCTGGACAGTTATTTGGCGTCCGTACGAGACAACCGGGCCCGGTGGAGCGAGGTGCTGGCTGTTCCTTCGTCCTGGCAGTCTGATGAAGAGATGGAGATTCTTCCTCAAGACGGACCGGATGAAAAAATCAGAGTGCGAATGCGCCCCGGTCTGATCGTCGACGCATACTTCAGGCCGCCGGCTGCGCCTGTTCCGCCGCCCTTTCCTCTGGTTCTTTTTCTTCACGGCATCGGCGGATCTGCCGAGATGGTCATGGGACGATCAGATACCGTTCCTCCCAGCTATCACGGCATCGGCCGCCATTTGGCTCAAGAGGGATTTTCTGTTTTGGCTCCCACTTTGCTGAATACCTTCAGCAGCCGTAACCGGATTCACCGCATGGCCCTGCTGCTGGCCAGCTCGGTTTGGGGATTGGAGGTTAAAGCCATTCGAGTGCTGTTGGACCAGGCGATACGCCGTCTGCCGATTGACCCCGAACGGATCGCCGTGTGGGGACACAGCATGGGCGGCGCTTACACTCTCTACACCTTGCCCCTCGAAGAGCGCTGCAAGGCCGGCGTGATCTCCGCCTGGTTCAACCGCCGGCCGGCCAAGATGGTGGTGCAGGATCCACACTATTCCTGTTTCCTTTTCACCGAAGAGGAGCACGCCTTTCTACCGTCACTGCTCACGGGGTTCAGCGACAGCGATCTGGTTTCGCTCATCTGCCCGCGTCCGCTGCTCATTCAGACCGGCGAGCAGGATTCAATCTCCTGGCCGCCGCTGGTGGAGCAAGAGTTCCGCCAGGCGCAACTTCATTACCAAAAATTGGGCTTGGAGGAAAAAATCCGCTGGGATCGTCATGATGGCGGTCATGAAATCAATGTTTCATCGGGCGTCAAGTTTCTAAAAAAATGGATGTGA
- a CDS encoding Gfo/Idh/MocA family oxidoreductase, with amino-acid sequence MNKRDPKINVAMIGCGEMGRVHSACLSQMESVRLLWFCDTTLSQALSLAERYPEGRPTTSAEEVFADPRVHAVYITTQTDSHKQLCLAAARAHKPVLVEKPVTLCSAGTLEVARAFQQARLPAMVGFKFRFYSLVQRARTLVPEPYLIHVQVMDDPWPLDFWANDPAKGGGHVISQGIHGADLLRFLSGSEPLSVFAVGKNYHQPTGVIDHVSAIFRFANDAAGTLNIGDSGQPPGMGKFLVQMFGREGVVVLSDRLTRLAFHPSDRGEIRYLQGEEDGFINENRAFIQLLSGPAASESSLYEGYLSQVMIDGALTSAQNHHMESLVSAHE; translated from the coding sequence ATGAACAAGAGGGATCCTAAAATAAATGTCGCGATGATCGGCTGCGGGGAGATGGGCCGGGTGCACAGTGCTTGCCTATCACAGATGGAATCCGTCCGTCTTCTCTGGTTTTGCGACACCACGCTCTCTCAGGCTTTATCCCTGGCTGAACGCTATCCAGAGGGCCGGCCGACGACTAGTGCGGAGGAGGTTTTCGCCGATCCTCGCGTGCATGCAGTCTATATCACCACCCAAACCGACAGCCACAAACAGCTTTGTCTGGCAGCAGCGCGAGCGCACAAGCCCGTCCTGGTGGAAAAGCCGGTCACTCTTTGCAGCGCCGGCACACTGGAGGTCGCTCGGGCCTTTCAACAGGCGCGGCTGCCGGCCATGGTGGGATTCAAGTTTCGTTTCTATTCGCTGGTCCAGCGTGCGCGCACGTTGGTGCCCGAGCCCTATCTAATCCATGTACAGGTCATGGATGATCCCTGGCCGTTGGATTTCTGGGCTAATGATCCTGCCAAGGGCGGCGGCCATGTGATCTCGCAGGGCATTCACGGCGCCGACCTGTTGCGCTTTCTCTCCGGATCCGAGCCGCTTTCGGTTTTCGCTGTAGGGAAAAATTATCATCAACCCACCGGCGTGATCGATCATGTGAGCGCCATATTTCGTTTTGCCAACGATGCGGCCGGAACCTTGAACATCGGCGACAGCGGACAGCCGCCGGGCATGGGTAAATTTTTAGTGCAGATGTTCGGCCGCGAAGGCGTGGTGGTGCTCAGTGATCGGTTGACCCGTCTGGCCTTTCATCCCTCCGACCGTGGAGAGATACGGTATCTGCAGGGCGAGGAGGACGGTTTCATCAACGAGAATAGAGCGTTTATTCAGCTTTTGAGCGGCCCTGCTGCATCGGAGAGTTCTCTGTATGAGGGATATTTATCTCAGGTCATGATCGACGGCGCTCTGACCTCAGCACAGAATCATCACATGGAGAGTCTTGTCAGCGCTCATGAATGA